Sequence from the Mycobacterium florentinum genome:
CGTACTGCGCCCGATGCGCCCGTATCCGTGCAACGAGACCGCGACGTCGACATGGTCGAGAAACTCGGCAAGCCTGGGTGATTCGGCGGGGTCGAACCGCGCCGAGGGCAGGTGATGCGGGTAGCGGGCGGGATGGCGCAACAGGTATACCGATGCGCCGGCGGCCTGCGCGGCGCGCTCGGCGATGACGTCCGTCATCTCTTCCAGGCCGCCGCCGTGGATGGCCAGGAAGCCGAACCGGGACCGCAGCCGGCTGGCCTCGATTACGCCCGGCGCGCTCAGCAGCTCCGAAAGTGATTGTGGCCCAGGCTCGGACGCCGATCTCGCGGAAGCGGGGCGTGGCCAGCGCGAGGGATCCCAGCGTCGCAAGTAGTCGATCCAGCGTTGCGGAAGTCCGTGGTGGACGGCGCCGTCGATGATCTTCGGCAGGTAGCCGGGGCGGGGCGGTCCCGGGGTCACCCGGTGGTCGATGTAAACCCAAGCCGGCGCGGGGCCGTCGTCGGTGTGCACGGTCAACTCGTCGCGCCGGTAGCGCACCGGAACACCCTCGGCGCTGTCCAGGGTGGCCAGGTCGTCGTCGGAGAGTTGCCAGAGCACGCCGTGCACCTGGTTGCCGGCGACAGGTTCGACGGTCGCCACGCCGCGCTCATTGATCAGCCAATCGTGATCGGACAGCACCGCCGGCCGCGGATCGGTGGCCTCGGGACAGCGCCGTGCCATCTGTCTGACGCACAGGTTGGAGCCATATGCGAAGTAGAGATGCCGGCGCGCCTGCATTCAGCGGCTCACCGTCAGACCAATCGGCACCAGGTGAGCCTATGTGCTTCGTATAGCTATGTAAAACATGTCCGAATGACGGCCCCTGCGCCCCGTCCGACTTCGCCTGCCGGGAAGATACTTGCGTGCGGGGAAAGCTCACTACGGTTGCCGGGGTCGCGGTCACGCTCGCGGGGTGCGGCGGGCCGAGCCAACCGGCCGCGACCGTTACGACCACCGTGGCGCCGGTGACTCAAACGGTGACGGTGACCGTGGCACCGCCACCACCGCCGGGTCCGAAAACGACGATGACCGCCAACGGGACTTTCTTGGTCAACACGGACGTCGCGCCCGGCACCTATCGCACCGCCGGTGGCGAGTCCTGCTATTGGGCACGGCTGCGGAGCCTGGACACGGGCGACGCGATCGACAACAACGTCGGCGACGGTCAGCAGGTGGTCCGAATATTGCCGACGGACACGGCATTCGTCACGCGCGGTTGCGGAATCTGGACGAAGATCGGCTGATCGCGCCCTACGGGCAGTACGTCGATACCGCGAGGTTCACCATGGACGTGACGTCGCCGAAGTTGATCCCGCGCGGGCCCAAGGTGTTGTGGACGTCGTCCGCAATCTGTTGTGACGACCAGCCGTTCCACCGATCGGCACAGATGTGGTGTGCCATAAAGAGGATGTCGCCGTCCTCATTCGGCGGCCAGGTGAATCCGAGGGCACGCATCTGGGCCAGGAACGAGGCGTCGACGGCGTCCGCCGCCGCAACCGAAGCGGTGGACACCAGGGCGGCGCCAACGATCAGCGGTGCGGAAAGTCTGCCCAGCCAGCGAGGTGAAGGCATTTGATGCTGTTCCTTCTTTCTCCGCGTCCGCGGTCGCGTAAGTGTGCGAGCCCAAAGCGGCGCAAATATGAAGAATAGAGAAATCTTGGACAACGCACATGGAACAGCTAAACAAGTGAAGGTTCGGTTGTCAGTACGCCTTTAGGGCTTGGGCGTTGGGGTTGCCGCACCCCCATACAAGCAGTCACGAAGTTCCTGAGTGCCTGGGGCGAAGTCGAATCCGCAGTTGCATTCGCGAGCGTCCTTGGGCGAGAGGCCATTGCAATAGTCGGTGCCGGCCGAGGCCGATGGTGCGGTCCACATAACACCAGCCGCCAGCGTTGCCGCTGCGCCGACCGTGGCCATCAATACTCTCGTCTTCATGCTCGGATTCCTTTTCTCTGGATACATTCCAGAGAAGCTTCTCATTGGAATCGACTTGGTGCAGCGCTACTTCCGTTCAGCGGGCGTGTGACATCTCCTGCTGTCCTGCCTCGCGTTAGCTCATGGAATAACACTGGACCAAGGTCACGCCGTCGGTGTCGAGCTTGCCGGTCTGCGTGTCCTTAACGGTTCCGTTGACGCTGAGTTGGCAAGACGCGGGCTTGCCTTTGGTGCTTGCGGTCACCGAAAGCATCTGAGAGGCGTTCTTGACCGTGAATGTGAAGGACCACGGAGCGGTCGGATTGGTCAGAATCACCTGCTGGCCCGTGGTTGGGTCGTCGTACACCACCCTTAGGAGCGGGTCGTCCGAAGTCACGGTGTATGCGACGGTATCGCCAACAGCGGCCCCGGCACCGGGTGAGGTCAACAGCGAAGCCCCCACCGACAGCGTGGCGGCCACAGCAAAGTGTGCTCTCATCGGCTGATCGTAGCCTCAGGCGCTAGCCAACAAGCGCCATTTTTAGTTTCCTTTCAAAGTCAGATAGATCAGCACCACGTTCAGCACGCTCACCAGCAGCGCGACCGCCCAGCCGAGAGCCGTCGTGATCGGGTGGTTGGTGTCGCTGCCCATCAGCTTGCGGTTGCTGGTGAGCCGGACCAGCGGCAGTACCGCAAATGGAATTCCGAACGACAGCACGACTTGTGAGATCACCAGTGAGCGGGTCGGGTCGAGACCGAATGCCAGCAGCACGACGGCCGGGCACAACGTGACCAGGCGGCGCACGATCATCGGTATCGATCGATGCAGCAGGCCCTGCATGATCATGGCGCCGGCGTAGGCGCCCACCGACGACGACGCGAGACCGGACGCGAGCAGCCCGATCGCGAAAAGCACTGCGATCGTCGGGCCCAACGTGTTGTGGATCGCGGTGTAGGCGCCGTCGATGGACGCGATGTCGGCATGGCCCTGCAGGTTGATCGCGGCGACCAGCAGCATCGCCGCGTTCACGGTCCCGGCGACGGCCATCGCCAGCACCACGTCGACGCGAGTGACCCGCAGCAGCCAGCGTCGCTCCGGCCCGGGCTCGGGATGCCCATGCCGATCCAGCACCAGACCCGAGTGCATGTACACCGCGTGCGGCATCACGGTGGCGCCCAGGATGGCGGCGGCCAGCAGCACGCTTTCGGCACCGTGGAATCGCGGCACCAATCCGCCGAGCACCGAGTCGGACGGGGGCGTGGCGACGAAGAAACTGGCCGCGAAGCCGACCGCGATGATCAGCAGCAAGCCCGTGATGACGCGCTCGAAAATGATCTGGCCGCGACGGTCCTTGATAGTGAGCAGCAGCAACGAGATCACGCCGGTGATGACGCCGCCGAGCGGCAACGGCAGGCCGAACAGAATCTGCAGGGCGATCGCCCCACCGATGACCTCGGCGACATCGGTTGCAATCGCGACGATTTCAGCCTGCGCCCAGAAGGTCAGCCGCAGCGGGCGGCTCATCTCCTTGCCGATCGCCGAAGGCAACGAGCGCCCGGTCACCAGCCCGAGTTTGGCCGAAAGGTACTGCACCAGGCCGGCCATCACATTGGCGGCGACGATCACCCACAGCAGCAGGTAGCCGAACTGCGTGCCGGAGCTGACGTTGGCGGCGACGTTCCCCGGATCGACATAGGCAATCGCGGCGACGAATGCCGGCCCCAGCAGATACCAGCTTGTCTTGAACGAGGCCCTGGTGTCCTGCGCCAACTGACCGACCTTCGTTGTGTACGTGGTACCGAATAAAAAAGTGAGGGTAGCCGATAAACGCCGACCGCCGAAGCGCGGCCTGCCGGACTAGGTGGCGCCGATGCTCCCGCCGCCGTCGACCCGGACGATCTGGCCGGTGATGTAGCCGGCGTCCTCGTGCAGCAGCATGCAGATGACGTGGGCGATTTCGGTGGGGGTGCCGACGCGCTGCAACGGGATGTCCTTGAGAACACGGGCTTCGCGCGCCGACCCGACGGGGCTGCGCTCCCGGTACATCTCGGTCTCTATAGGTCCTGGGGCCACCGCATTCACGGTGATGCCCGACGGCGCGAGTTCGCGGGCCCAGATGCGGGTCGCGGTCTCCAGAGCGCCCTTCGCGGCGGCATACGGAGTGCGCTCGTCGACGCCGGTCGTCGTCAGGCTGCTGACGTTGACGATGCGGCCCCAGCCCGCCTCGACCATGCCGGGCAGCACGGCCTGGACCACCTGCACCGCGGTGCGCACATTCATGTCGTAGGTCAGGGCCAAGTCGTCCAGGTCGATCGACCCGATGTGGCCGAACCGGGCCAGGCCGACGTTGTTGACCACGGCGTCGACCGGGCCCTCGGCGACGATCGCGTCGAGGGCGGCCGCGGTCGCGGCCCGGTCGCCCAGGTCCACCTGGACGAACTGGCCCGGGAAGTCCGGTGGTGCGCTGCGGGCCAGCCCGATCGGCTGGTAGCCGTCGGCGGCCAGGCGGTCCACGACCGCGCGACCGATTCCCTTTGACGCCCCGGTGACCAGCACTCGCCGCTTCGACATCGCCTGCCCCTTTCGCGCCCGCGGATGCGACCGATTAGGGCAACGCCGAAACGCCTGGGTTTAATGCCGTGCGTTCGATCACCCGGGCAGGTAGAGCCCCTTGCCGGTGACCAGCGGCAGGTCGAGGGTCGTCACGATTCCCGGTGCGGCGGCCACCACCGCGGGGATCGCGTTGACCACCCGCATCGCGGTGGCCACCAGCCCCGCGTGGTTGTGGTCGCCGTTGGGGCTGCTCAGGCAGACGTCCATCGCGTAGGACGGTTCGCCGGTGATCTCGATGCGGTACGAACCGCCCTCCTGGGCGGGTTGCGGCCACTCGGGGCACAGGTCTTCGCGCAACCGGGTGACGTGTTCCAGGACGACGACGGGCTTGCCGTTGACCATGCCGAACACCTCGAAGCGCAGCGCCGCTGCGGTGCCCTTGGCGATGTGACCCGATGCGATCTCGAAGTCCTCGGGCGCCGGGATCCGGACGTATTCCTGAGTGACGGAGTCGAGCGTGATCCCCAGACCCGCCGCTATCTGCCGGATCACCGATCCCCACGCCAGGCTGAGCACACCGGGCTGCAGCAGCATCGGGAGCTCGTCCATCGGCTTGCCGAAGCCCATGACGTCGAACATGACCGCGGCGCTGTCGTAGGTCGCGTAGTCGACGATCTCCATGCACCGAATCTGCTGGATGCTCTGACAGGTGCCGGCCAGCGCCAGGGGAAGGAGGTCGTTGGCGAAGCCCGGGTCGATACCGTTGACGTAGAGACTCGAATTTCCTTCGCGGGCAGCATCTTCCAGCGGCTTGATGAGCTCCTCGGGGATCACTTCCCACGGGTACTGCAAAAAGACCGGGCCGCTGCCGACGATGTTGATCCCGGCTGCCAGGACGCGCCGGTAGTCCTCGAGTGCCTCGGGCAGCCGGTTGTCGGCCAGTGCGTTGTACACCGCGCACTGTGGTCCGGTGGCAAGGACAGCGTCGAGGTCGGTGCTGGCCAGCACGCCGGTCGAATCCGCAAGTCCGGCAAGCGCTGCGGCGTCCTTGCCGGCTTTGGAATCCGATGACACCCAGACGCCGGTGAGCTCGAATTCCGGGTTGGTGATAAGCGCCCTCAGCGCGTGGATACCGACGTTGCCGGTGCCCAGTTGGACGACGGGGATGGGCATGACTGGCTCCTTGGGGGGTCGGGCGATCACAGGTCCGGGACGGGGATGTCGAGGTTGGGGTAGGTGAGGCCGCCGTCGACCTCCAGCGTCTTACCGGTCAGGAATTCGCCTGCCGGTGACGCCAAATAGACTGCCGCAGCGGCGATGTCGACCGGGTCGCCGAGTCGTCGCATTGGCGTCACCTTCTCCATCGGCTCGCGCAATTCGTCGTTGGAGGCCACCACGTCGAGTGCGGAGGTCAGGATCGAGCCGGGTGCGATCGCGTTGACCCGGATGCGCGGGCACAGGTCCAGTGCGGACGAGCGCGTGTAGTGAGCCAGCGCGGCTTTGGCGGTGGCGTAGGCGGCGAAGCCGCGCCCGGCCAGTCGGCCCATCGTCGAGGTGATGTTGATGATGCTGCCGCCGCCGGAGTGCTCGAGCATCAGCGGCACCGCCGCGATGGTGAGTGCGTGGGCGGTGGCGACGTTGAAGGTGAATGCGTCCTTGAGGTCTTTCGTCGAGGTGGTGAGCAACGTGTTGGGCATGGTCCCGCCGACGTTGTTGACGACGATGTCTAGTTTCCCGAAGGCTTCGACAGCCTGCTCGGCCAGCTTCGCGGTGGCCTCGGGATGGGCCAGGTCGGCAGCGACGATGTGGGCTTTGCGACCCGCGGCGCGGACCTCTTCGGCGACGGCCTCTAGTTGGGATTCCGTGCGCGAGGCGATGAGGACGTCGGCGCCGGCTTCGGCGAACGCCACCGCTATGGCCGCCCCGAGACCACGGCCGCCACCAGTGATGACGGCGACTTTATCGTCGAGACGGAACCTGTCAAGGATCATTACGGCCTCTCTTCGTTGAGTTGTCGGCCGAAACGGAAGCAAGACTGACCGTCTCGGATCGCGGCATTTCTGGAACAGGTTCTAGTTTGGCATACGGTAGTGGCGACGTGGTGTCCGCATCCCGCATCGCGGTCACGGCTGCCGAATCGCGACGGCGATTGCAACCGCTCGTGATGGCCTGCGACGATGGCTGGCGAATTCGCCCAACATCGTCTCGTTCGTACCGTCGAAGGATTGAATTGAGAATCATCCGACTTGGTGCCGTCCGCTGCGTCCTGGCTACTGTCGCACTGGTGTTGTCGGCGTGTGGCCATGACAACACCGCAACTGGTGAGAAGACGACCACGCCCGCGGCGCCGGTGCGGGTGGTCTGCGGCGGCAAACCGAAGCTCAAGGGCAGTGGATCCACCGCCCAAGCGAACGCGATGACGCGGTTCGTCAAGGCGTACGAGCAGGCGTGCCCGGGTCATACGGTGAATTACCTACCCAATGGTTCGGGTTCGGGAATCAGCGAATTCACCGGCGATCAAAGTGATTTCGCCGGTTCGGACTCGACTTTGGCGCCCGGCGAGTACGCCGCCGCGCAGCGCCGCTGCGGCTCGCCGGCGTGGCAACTGCCGGTGGTGATCGGCCCGATCGCGATCACCTACAACGTCGACGGCCTGACTTCGCTGACCCTCGACGGTCAGACCGCGGCGAGGATCTTCAACGGCGGCATCACCAGGTGGAATGACCTCGCGATCCAGGAGCTCAACCCGGGTGTCAGCCTGCCGGCCGAGCCGATTCAGGTCGTATTCCGCGGCGATGAGTCGGGGACAACGGATAATTTTCAGAAGTATCTCGACGCCACTTCCAAGGGTGCGTGGGGTAGAGGCGCCGGCAAGAAGTTCAACGGTGGTGTCGGTGAGGGCGCCAAGGGTAACGACGGGACCAGCGCGGCCGTGAAGGCCAACGACGGGTCCATCTCTTATAACGAGTGGTCGTTTGCGCAAGCGCAACACCTGGGCACGGCCAAGATCGTCACGTCGGCGGGTCCGGACCCGGTAGCAATCAGCGCCGACTCGGTGGGCAAGACGATCTCCGGCGCCCCGATCGTCGGGCAGGGCAACGACTTGGCGCTCGACACGGCTTCGTTCTATCGCCCGAATCAGCCTGGCGCGTACCCGATCGTGTTGGCGACGTACGAGGTTGTCTGTTCGAAGTATCCCGATCCCGAGGTCGGTGCGGCCGTTAAGGCGTTCTTGCAGAGCACCATCGGTGCTGGCCAGAATGGCTTGGCCGACAACGGATATGTCCGTGTCCCGGATACGTTCATATTCCGGTTGTCAGTTGCCGTCAACGCGATCGCGTGATTGTAAGGCCTTGGCATCCCACGATTGTGAGGGGGTGGCATCGTCACGCCGAAAGACGATGGGGGGGACAAATTTTGCCGAACGTTAACCTGTTCTTACTGTAGCTTCACGGTCGCGAGGATGACGGTTGGTTTTGTAAGCTGCGGCTAGGGCTGCGGCATTCAATCGTAAAGGTGAGGAACTGAATTGAAACTCAACCGGTTTGGCGGCTTGGTCGGGGTGTTGGCTGCTGGAACATTGGTTATCTCGGGATGTGGCAGCGACAACAATGCGACCGGAGGCAGCACGACGACCGGCGCACCGTCGGGCAAGGTGACCTGCGGTGGCACCAAGACGCTGAAGGCAAGCGGTTCGACAGCGCAGGCGAACGCGATGACGCGTTTCGTCAAGGCGTTCGAGCAGGCCTGCCCGGGTCAGACGTTGAACTACACGCCCAACGGCTCGGGCGCAGGCATTCACGAATTCACCGGTGGGCAAACCGATTTCGGCGGATCGGACTCGCCGCTGAGCCACGACGAGTACGCGGCCGCCCAAACGCGCTGCGGTGGCGCGCCGGCGTGGAACTTGCCTACGGTGTTCGGTCCGATCGCGGTCACCTTCAACATCAACGGGGTGACCTCGCTGAACCTCGATGGTCCGAGCCTCGCGAAGATCTTCAACGGCGGTATCACCACGTGGAACGATCCCGCGATCCAGGCCATCAACCCCGGCGCGACTTTGCCGGGCGAGCCGATCCACGTCGTGTTCCGCAGCGACGAGTCCGGGACGACGGACAACTTCCAGAAGTATCTCGATGCCGCTTCCAATGGCGGGTGGGGC
This genomic interval carries:
- the pstS gene encoding phosphate ABC transporter substrate-binding protein PstS, with amino-acid sequence MKLNRFGGLVGVLAAGTLVISGCGSDNNATGGSTTTGAPSGKVTCGGTKTLKASGSTAQANAMTRFVKAFEQACPGQTLNYTPNGSGAGIHEFTGGQTDFGGSDSPLSHDEYAAAQTRCGGAPAWNLPTVFGPIAVTFNINGVTSLNLDGPSLAKIFNGGITTWNDPAIQAINPGATLPGEPIHVVFRSDESGTTDNFQKYLDAASNGGWGKGAGKKFNGGVGEGAKGNDGTSAAVKSTEGSITYNEWSFAQAQHLNMAKIVTSAGPDPVAISTDSVGKTISGASIVGQGNDLVLDTISFYRPKQAGAYPIVLATYEVVCSKYPDSQVGAAVKAFLQSTIGPGQNGLGDNGYIPIPDAFGSRLSAAVNAIS
- a CDS encoding poly-gamma-glutamate hydrolase family protein; amino-acid sequence: MQARRHLYFAYGSNLCVRQMARRCPEATDPRPAVLSDHDWLINERGVATVEPVAGNQVHGVLWQLSDDDLATLDSAEGVPVRYRRDELTVHTDDGPAPAWVYIDHRVTPGPPRPGYLPKIIDGAVHHGLPQRWIDYLRRWDPSRWPRPASARSASEPGPQSLSELLSAPGVIEASRLRSRFGFLAIHGGGLEEMTDVIAERAAQAAGASVYLLRHPARYPHHLPSARFDPAESPRLAEFLDHVDVAVSLHGYGRIGRSTQLLAGGRNRTLAAHLARNIQLSGYQVVTDLDDIPLELRGLHPDNPVNRVREGGTQLELSVRVRGLSPRSPLPGPDGLSPVTSALVRGLAAAARSW
- a CDS encoding SDR family oxidoreductase produces the protein MILDRFRLDDKVAVITGGGRGLGAAIAVAFAEAGADVLIASRTESQLEAVAEEVRAAGRKAHIVAADLAHPEATAKLAEQAVEAFGKLDIVVNNVGGTMPNTLLTTSTKDLKDAFTFNVATAHALTIAAVPLMLEHSGGGSIINITSTMGRLAGRGFAAYATAKAALAHYTRSSALDLCPRIRVNAIAPGSILTSALDVVASNDELREPMEKVTPMRRLGDPVDIAAAAVYLASPAGEFLTGKTLEVDGGLTYPNLDIPVPDL
- a CDS encoding DUF732 domain-containing protein is translated as MPSPRWLGRLSAPLIVGAALVSTASVAAADAVDASFLAQMRALGFTWPPNEDGDILFMAHHICADRWNGWSSQQIADDVHNTLGPRGINFGDVTSMVNLAVSTYCP
- a CDS encoding SDR family oxidoreductase, which gives rise to MSKRRVLVTGASKGIGRAVVDRLAADGYQPIGLARSAPPDFPGQFVQVDLGDRAATAAALDAIVAEGPVDAVVNNVGLARFGHIGSIDLDDLALTYDMNVRTAVQVVQAVLPGMVEAGWGRIVNVSSLTTTGVDERTPYAAAKGALETATRIWARELAPSGITVNAVAPGPIETEMYRERSPVGSAREARVLKDIPLQRVGTPTEIAHVICMLLHEDAGYITGQIVRVDGGGSIGAT
- a CDS encoding NAD(P)H-dependent amine dehydrogenase family protein; this translates as MPIPVVQLGTGNVGIHALRALITNPEFELTGVWVSSDSKAGKDAAALAGLADSTGVLASTDLDAVLATGPQCAVYNALADNRLPEALEDYRRVLAAGINIVGSGPVFLQYPWEVIPEELIKPLEDAAREGNSSLYVNGIDPGFANDLLPLALAGTCQSIQQIRCMEIVDYATYDSAAVMFDVMGFGKPMDELPMLLQPGVLSLAWGSVIRQIAAGLGITLDSVTQEYVRIPAPEDFEIASGHIAKGTAAALRFEVFGMVNGKPVVVLEHVTRLREDLCPEWPQPAQEGGSYRIEITGEPSYAMDVCLSSPNGDHNHAGLVATAMRVVNAIPAVVAAAPGIVTTLDLPLVTGKGLYLPG
- a CDS encoding Nramp family divalent metal transporter, with translation MAQDTRASFKTSWYLLGPAFVAAIAYVDPGNVAANVSSGTQFGYLLLWVIVAANVMAGLVQYLSAKLGLVTGRSLPSAIGKEMSRPLRLTFWAQAEIVAIATDVAEVIGGAIALQILFGLPLPLGGVITGVISLLLLTIKDRRGQIIFERVITGLLLIIAVGFAASFFVATPPSDSVLGGLVPRFHGAESVLLAAAILGATVMPHAVYMHSGLVLDRHGHPEPGPERRWLLRVTRVDVVLAMAVAGTVNAAMLLVAAINLQGHADIASIDGAYTAIHNTLGPTIAVLFAIGLLASGLASSSVGAYAGAMIMQGLLHRSIPMIVRRLVTLCPAVVLLAFGLDPTRSLVISQVVLSFGIPFAVLPLVRLTSNRKLMGSDTNHPITTALGWAVALLVSVLNVVLIYLTLKGN
- the pstS gene encoding phosphate ABC transporter substrate-binding protein PstS — protein: MRIIRLGAVRCVLATVALVLSACGHDNTATGEKTTTPAAPVRVVCGGKPKLKGSGSTAQANAMTRFVKAYEQACPGHTVNYLPNGSGSGISEFTGDQSDFAGSDSTLAPGEYAAAQRRCGSPAWQLPVVIGPIAITYNVDGLTSLTLDGQTAARIFNGGITRWNDLAIQELNPGVSLPAEPIQVVFRGDESGTTDNFQKYLDATSKGAWGRGAGKKFNGGVGEGAKGNDGTSAAVKANDGSISYNEWSFAQAQHLGTAKIVTSAGPDPVAISADSVGKTISGAPIVGQGNDLALDTASFYRPNQPGAYPIVLATYEVVCSKYPDPEVGAAVKAFLQSTIGAGQNGLADNGYVRVPDTFIFRLSVAVNAIA
- a CDS encoding MmpS family transport accessory protein, which codes for MAATLSVGASLLTSPGAGAAVGDTVAYTVTSDDPLLRVVYDDPTTGQQVILTNPTAPWSFTFTVKNASQMLSVTASTKGKPASCQLSVNGTVKDTQTGKLDTDGVTLVQCYSMS